The following are from one region of the Knoellia sp. p5-6-4 genome:
- a CDS encoding CpaF family protein, translating into MSLADRLENVRRAQQPVGDPTHATPERARIVDPFAAVKASVHQALLDSLGPQLYDPHLDQGELETRVRHTLQEVIDSEETPLSLADRTRIAQEVADEILGHGPLEPLLRDSEISEIMVNGPDKIYVERAGKIYSVDTHFSSDAHLRRTIDKIVGRVGRRIDEASPLVDARLPDGSRVNAVIPPIALDGSMLTIRKFSTDPFTDKDLIAFGTFSVQVRDFLVACVRGRRNIIISGGTGSGKTTLLNVISSFIPEDERIVTIEDAAELQLHQDHVLRLESRPANIEGKGQIAIRDLVKNSLRMRPDRIVVGEIRDGAALDMLQAMNTGHDGSITTVHANSPRDSLSRLETLVLMAGVDLPVRAIREQVSGAVDLVIQQARLKDGSRRVVAISEVAGMEGEIITMQDIFTFNYGAGRDENGRFRGSLVSTGLRPKFAEELHDQGIELPPNLFVRGM; encoded by the coding sequence ATGAGCCTTGCGGATCGCCTTGAAAATGTCCGACGCGCCCAACAGCCCGTCGGGGACCCTACGCATGCGACGCCGGAGCGCGCGCGCATCGTGGACCCTTTCGCAGCTGTAAAGGCGAGCGTCCACCAGGCGCTGCTCGACTCCTTGGGGCCCCAGCTGTACGACCCGCACTTGGACCAGGGTGAACTCGAGACTCGAGTCCGGCACACCCTGCAGGAGGTCATCGACTCCGAGGAGACACCGCTCTCCCTCGCGGACCGCACCCGCATCGCTCAGGAGGTGGCGGACGAGATCCTCGGACACGGGCCCCTGGAGCCCCTCCTTCGCGACAGTGAGATCAGCGAGATCATGGTCAACGGTCCCGACAAGATCTACGTCGAGCGGGCAGGTAAGATCTACTCCGTCGACACGCACTTCAGCAGCGACGCACACCTTCGCCGGACGATCGACAAGATCGTCGGTCGGGTCGGCCGTCGTATCGACGAGGCAAGCCCGCTCGTGGACGCACGTCTTCCCGATGGCTCGCGCGTCAACGCGGTCATCCCGCCGATCGCCCTCGACGGTTCGATGCTGACGATCCGCAAATTCTCTACAGACCCCTTCACCGACAAGGACCTGATCGCCTTTGGCACGTTCAGCGTGCAGGTCCGAGACTTCCTCGTGGCCTGCGTTCGCGGACGCCGTAACATCATCATCTCCGGTGGTACTGGCTCGGGTAAGACCACCCTGCTCAACGTGATCTCCTCGTTCATCCCTGAGGACGAGCGCATCGTCACCATCGAGGACGCGGCCGAGCTCCAGCTCCACCAGGACCACGTCCTCCGGCTCGAGTCGCGTCCGGCGAACATTGAGGGGAAGGGCCAGATCGCTATTCGTGACCTGGTGAAGAACTCGCTGCGTATGCGACCCGACCGCATCGTCGTCGGTGAGATCCGTGATGGTGCCGCGCTCGACATGCTGCAAGCCATGAACACGGGTCACGACGGCTCGATCACCACGGTGCACGCCAACAGCCCCCGGGACAGCCTTTCCCGCCTCGAGACCCTCGTCCTCATGGCGGGCGTCGATCTCCCCGTCCGGGCCATCCGGGAGCAGGTCTCTGGCGCGGTGGACCTTGTCATCCAGCAGGCGCGCCTGAAGGACGGCTCGCGCCGCGTTGTGGCGATCTCCGAGGTCGCAGGCATGGAGGGTGAAATCATCACCATGCAGGACATCTTCACCTTCAATTATGGCGCGGGCCGCGATGAGAATGGCCGCTTCCGGGGCTCGTTGGTGAGCACCGGTCTGCGTCCCAAGTTCGCGGAGGAACTGCACGACCAGGGCATCGAACTCCCCCCGAATCTGTTCGTCCGGGGGATGTAG
- a CDS encoding Tad domain-containing protein, translated as MNSIWRPRRNSERGAIAVVVVLLFSSMVLIGCAALTVDLGRINSERRQLQNGADAVALSVAMDCAKLGNCLSGDAGKRQDLADKNAADGTTTIGRTDGLTAICGTGPGLSSCPPLSTKLTDCVAAATMPTEWVRVYTKTRETNGDTILPYAFAQAMTGQAAGVGVQACAQAGLVSSYDAKNVLPLTQSLCAWEAATDNGTDFPPLPPYSTSPQVPASQNPTVTVPAEVDLDQIAKIVVMSDPNAGVADCGKDPTSPGLYTPGNFGWLDESSACQAASIGDTIGGTGGVSSSSDCSTLLPQKVGQVVYIPITNGSSGTGQNTVYNVAGMAAFYLAGVDFEGDAANKLFNGFDPEVYDPAVSKKVLLGCDKSTQGCLWGWYLQPLIPGGAVWSGGGSFGPKTVSLLG; from the coding sequence ATGAACAGCATTTGGCGGCCACGCCGAAACTCCGAGCGTGGGGCCATCGCTGTCGTGGTTGTCCTCCTCTTTTCCAGCATGGTTCTGATCGGCTGCGCCGCTCTGACTGTTGATCTCGGTCGCATCAACTCCGAAAGACGGCAACTTCAGAACGGTGCGGACGCTGTGGCCCTCTCCGTCGCGATGGATTGTGCGAAGCTTGGGAACTGCCTGTCTGGAGATGCCGGGAAGCGCCAGGACCTAGCGGACAAGAATGCGGCTGACGGCACGACAACTATCGGCCGTACCGATGGCCTCACCGCTATTTGTGGAACAGGCCCAGGTTTGAGTTCATGTCCGCCGCTGTCTACGAAGCTGACGGACTGCGTCGCGGCGGCAACAATGCCGACTGAGTGGGTGCGCGTCTACACGAAAACGCGAGAGACGAACGGTGACACGATCCTGCCGTACGCCTTCGCGCAAGCAATGACCGGCCAGGCCGCCGGTGTCGGAGTTCAAGCGTGCGCACAGGCCGGATTGGTCTCGTCGTATGACGCAAAGAATGTCTTGCCCCTAACCCAAAGCCTCTGCGCTTGGGAGGCTGCAACCGACAATGGAACCGACTTTCCCCCTCTGCCTCCATATTCAACGTCACCACAGGTACCGGCATCGCAGAACCCGACCGTTACAGTCCCAGCCGAGGTTGACCTAGATCAAATCGCAAAGATCGTTGTCATGAGCGACCCTAATGCTGGTGTGGCGGACTGCGGGAAGGATCCAACTTCGCCTGGCCTATACACGCCAGGAAATTTCGGATGGTTGGATGAGTCGTCGGCATGTCAGGCTGCGTCAATAGGCGACACCATTGGTGGCACCGGCGGCGTGTCGTCCAGCTCCGACTGTTCGACGTTGCTGCCACAGAAGGTCGGGCAGGTGGTGTACATCCCCATCACAAATGGCTCGTCCGGCACCGGCCAAAACACGGTTTACAACGTCGCTGGGATGGCAGCCTTTTACCTTGCCGGAGTCGACTTCGAGGGCGACGCCGCGAATAAGCTGTTCAATGGCTTCGACCCGGAGGTTTATGATCCCGCGGTAAGCAAGAAGGTTCTGCTCGGTTGTGACAAGTCGACCCAAGGATGTCTGTGGGGATGGTACCTGCAGCCTCTGATCCCGGGGGGCGCAGTCTGGTCCGGCGGAGGTTCTTTTGGGCCCAAGACGGTTAGCCTCCTAGGCTAA
- a CDS encoding RcpC/CpaB family pilus assembly protein codes for MGRRIIAIFAAAVVALVGVAAVLLYARGADSRAVAAQQPADVYVANKLVASGTTLKDAVRSGAIVKTSVASKGLPAGALTRITDSNSSLLALTDIPPGEYVLSARFGTTPTGTKAIEVPAGMVAVSVELSDPARVGTFVTPGTRIAIFDSYKIKAIGDDDKSKTLNDADVKGTSVLLEDVLVIAMGDTALAGGQKKEGDGEAGQPTAPSFLVTVAVTPKDAARLIHGINTGELYAALRGSDVKMTGVPRVDDLNLFDLSGVGK; via the coding sequence ATGGGGCGTAGAATCATAGCAATTTTCGCTGCTGCGGTGGTGGCGCTCGTAGGTGTAGCCGCCGTGTTGCTCTATGCGCGCGGGGCGGACTCCAGGGCTGTCGCTGCGCAGCAGCCGGCGGACGTATATGTGGCAAACAAGCTGGTCGCTTCCGGCACAACGTTGAAGGATGCCGTTCGTAGCGGGGCCATTGTCAAGACGTCTGTCGCATCCAAGGGATTGCCGGCGGGGGCCCTAACGCGAATTACCGACAGCAACAGCTCCCTCCTCGCGCTAACTGACATTCCGCCGGGCGAGTACGTTTTGTCCGCCCGATTCGGAACCACGCCTACCGGCACGAAGGCGATCGAGGTACCCGCTGGCATGGTCGCCGTCTCGGTGGAGCTATCCGATCCAGCCCGCGTGGGCACCTTCGTGACACCGGGGACCCGAATCGCCATCTTCGACAGTTACAAGATCAAGGCGATTGGTGATGATGACAAATCGAAGACTCTCAACGACGCGGACGTCAAGGGAACAAGCGTCCTGCTCGAGGACGTACTGGTCATCGCCATGGGAGACACCGCACTTGCTGGGGGGCAAAAGAAGGAAGGCGATGGAGAGGCGGGCCAGCCGACTGCCCCAAGCTTCCTCGTCACAGTTGCCGTGACCCCAAAGGACGCAGCCAGGTTGATTCACGGTATTAATACGGGCGAGTTGTACGCGGCCCTTCGCGGCTCGGACGTCAAGATGACCGGTGTCCCGCGAGTCGATGACCTAAACCTCTTCGACCTGTCTGGGGTGGGCAAGTGA
- a CDS encoding AAA family ATPase, with the protein MTLLWDNDSGGADRYNYAVGGDIVRVDSHVSLMRSLEDSPRENLVLIGPDIDMQSACDLSEAVRVLRSDVGVVLLRRRLDVAVLGQALRAGVREVIPADDLTGLADAVRRSRELSQKMLGQHDQAVQDGKVVTVFSAKGGVGKTTFSTNLGSYLASTGARVLVVDLDLAFGDVGISLQMLPQNSIIDLVQMAGHLDEPGLQSVVTHHDSGLDAACAPAEPSDADRIPGTIIGELLKVAKRSYDFIVVDTPPAFTEHVLAAFDNSDLLVLIATLDIPAVKNLRLTLDTLDLLGSPREDRVVVLNRSDAKVGLRSEDVVAVIKQDIAVMVPNSTAVPASVNRGVPIVLDEPKHPVSVAIRDLADNFVKPVAANVSRSESKERRSSDEHTRRRILSWGGRR; encoded by the coding sequence GTGACCCTGCTCTGGGACAATGACTCTGGTGGCGCCGATCGCTACAACTATGCGGTTGGTGGCGACATAGTGCGCGTGGATAGCCACGTCTCGCTAATGCGGTCCCTAGAGGATTCGCCGCGTGAAAACCTGGTCCTTATAGGTCCCGACATCGACATGCAGAGCGCCTGCGACCTCTCTGAAGCAGTGCGCGTTTTGAGGTCTGACGTGGGCGTCGTCCTTCTGCGTCGTCGACTCGATGTCGCCGTGCTCGGACAGGCACTCCGTGCTGGTGTCCGTGAGGTGATACCAGCGGACGACCTGACGGGGCTGGCGGATGCGGTGCGCCGCAGTCGAGAGTTGTCCCAGAAAATGCTGGGTCAGCACGATCAGGCAGTCCAGGACGGCAAGGTCGTCACGGTCTTCTCCGCCAAGGGCGGCGTGGGTAAGACCACTTTCTCCACCAATCTCGGGAGCTACTTAGCCTCCACCGGCGCCCGTGTCTTGGTGGTCGACCTCGATCTGGCCTTCGGCGATGTGGGCATCAGTCTGCAGATGTTGCCTCAGAATTCCATCATTGATCTGGTCCAGATGGCAGGCCACCTAGATGAACCGGGCCTGCAGTCCGTCGTGACGCACCATGACAGCGGCTTGGATGCCGCTTGCGCACCCGCCGAGCCGAGCGACGCCGACCGTATCCCCGGCACCATCATTGGTGAACTACTCAAGGTGGCTAAGCGCAGCTACGACTTCATCGTGGTGGACACGCCGCCTGCGTTCACAGAACACGTTCTGGCTGCTTTCGACAACAGCGACCTGCTGGTTCTGATCGCCACTCTGGACATCCCGGCAGTCAAGAACCTGCGGCTCACGCTCGACACGTTGGACCTTCTCGGCAGCCCCAGAGAGGACAGGGTCGTGGTGCTTAACCGATCCGATGCCAAGGTGGGCCTGCGGAGCGAAGACGTTGTCGCCGTCATCAAGCAGGACATCGCAGTCATGGTGCCCAACAGCACTGCGGTGCCGGCGTCGGTCAATCGCGGAGTGCCGATCGTCCTCGACGAGCCGAAGCACCCGGTCAGCGTCGCTATTCGCGACCTTGCCGACAACTTCGTCAAGCCGGTCGCGGCGAACGTGTCGAGGTCAGAGTCAAAGGAGCGTCGTAGTTCTGATGAGCACACACGCCGTCGCATCCTGAGTTGGGGAGGCCGCCGATGA
- the mtrB gene encoding MtrAB system histidine kinase MtrB: MWRSSLQFRVVTTTMLLGLLVIMLLGSYLYQSISNGLEEDRISIATLEASGLATEAQQAFDATDRTETAADLGLFARDLVQQRLASPGADASRQVVFTRSLDNDSPTFVATVCSDEACLPSIPSDLRAAVSDNPRRQQYKLTSITDESGDTVPAVLVGSQIELPVAGAYDLYFIFPMQREEQTLEIITNTFAFGGVVLVLLVGAVAFVVTRQVVIPVRRAAVVAERLSSGKLNERMRARGEDDLAMLGKSFNGMADSLQSQIRQLEGLSRVQQRFVSDVSHELRTPLTTIRMAADLLHDSRQDFDPVTARSAELLHNELDRFEELLADLLEISRFDAGAAALDAEPTDLRDPVARAVEAAQPIATRRGSPVTVRAKGDCVAEMDSRRVERILRNLVVNAVEHGEGRPVEITLAGNESAVAVTVRDHGVGLRPGESALVFNRFWRADPARARTTGGTGLGLAISLEDARLHDGWLQAWGEPGDGSCFRLTLPRRSGAPIDEAPLPLEPLPAATKGQP; encoded by the coding sequence ATGTGGCGCTCCTCGTTGCAGTTCCGGGTCGTCACCACGACCATGCTGCTCGGCCTGCTCGTCATCATGTTGCTCGGCTCCTACCTCTACCAGTCGATCTCCAACGGTCTCGAGGAGGACCGCATCTCGATCGCCACGTTGGAGGCCTCGGGGCTGGCGACGGAGGCGCAGCAGGCGTTCGACGCGACGGACAGAACGGAGACCGCGGCGGATCTGGGTCTGTTCGCGCGCGACCTCGTGCAGCAGAGACTGGCGTCGCCCGGTGCCGATGCGAGTCGCCAGGTGGTGTTCACGCGTTCGCTCGACAACGACAGCCCTACCTTCGTGGCGACGGTGTGCTCCGACGAGGCGTGCCTCCCCAGCATCCCCAGCGATCTTCGCGCCGCGGTCAGCGACAACCCCCGGCGGCAGCAGTACAAGCTGACGAGCATCACGGACGAGTCGGGTGACACGGTGCCTGCCGTTCTCGTTGGCTCGCAGATCGAGCTGCCGGTGGCCGGCGCCTACGACCTCTACTTCATCTTTCCCATGCAGCGAGAGGAGCAGACCCTCGAGATCATCACCAACACGTTCGCGTTCGGAGGGGTGGTCCTCGTCCTGCTCGTCGGCGCGGTCGCCTTCGTCGTCACCCGGCAGGTGGTCATCCCCGTGCGACGAGCAGCGGTCGTGGCGGAGCGCCTCTCCTCGGGGAAACTGAACGAGCGGATGCGGGCGCGTGGCGAAGACGACCTCGCCATGCTGGGCAAGTCGTTCAACGGCATGGCCGACAGTCTCCAGTCGCAGATCCGCCAGCTCGAGGGCCTGTCACGGGTGCAACAGCGCTTCGTGTCGGATGTCTCCCACGAGCTGCGCACTCCGCTGACGACCATCCGCATGGCCGCCGACCTGCTCCACGACTCCAGACAGGACTTCGACCCCGTCACGGCTCGGTCGGCTGAGCTGCTCCACAACGAGCTGGACCGGTTCGAGGAACTGCTGGCCGACCTTTTGGAGATCAGCCGCTTCGATGCCGGTGCCGCCGCGCTGGACGCTGAGCCTACCGACCTGCGGGACCCGGTCGCTCGGGCCGTCGAGGCGGCACAGCCGATTGCCACGCGGCGAGGCAGCCCGGTCACCGTCCGAGCAAAAGGTGACTGCGTGGCAGAGATGGACTCACGTCGGGTCGAGCGGATCCTCCGCAACCTGGTGGTCAACGCTGTCGAGCACGGCGAGGGCCGGCCCGTTGAGATCACACTTGCGGGGAATGAGTCGGCTGTCGCCGTCACCGTACGGGACCACGGTGTGGGCCTTCGCCCGGGGGAGTCCGCCCTCGTCTTCAACCGCTTCTGGCGCGCCGATCCTGCTCGGGCGCGGACCACGGGAGGGACCGGGCTCGGCCTGGCCATCTCCCTCGAGGACGCGCGTCTCCATGACGGGTGGCTGCAGGCTTGGGGAGAGCCCGGCGACGGTTCGTGTTTCCGCCTGACCCTGCCTCGGCGCTCGGGGGCTCCCATCGACGAGGCCCCCTTGCCCCTCGAGCCACTGCCCGCGGCGACAAAGGGCCAGCCGTGA
- a CDS encoding LpqB family beta-propeller domain-containing protein: MKPRRLMSVVCASLLVSGCGGISNDSAVRPGLEVGAAAADPVKVLFPGPADGSAPEQIVQGFLRAGAASDQEFQVARSFMALSSDATWRPDSSIMIFTDESAVSVRALRENTVRATAKVTASIDANGRYRDLPAGTTVEADFTLQRAAGEWRISTVPEVFGLWLSASDVDRLYKPFRIHYISSFERRMVPDVRWFSVGKGLATRLARAQLSPPPAYLLGAARSDVPVGTRLTVDAVPVEGGVATVDLTATKPGGDPVRRQNLWAQFVATLTQIPEVNRVALRVEGSTLDLPGVEQAPASLGDLGFPSAPASAAASPVLRTGGQLFTVDPARLGDERDSEPSLRPTGTPSIPTGWVWLAVSRSGDEIAAVGGNRAELARWRGGRQIGVPSFGTRLTRPAFDGQNILWVAGKAGGRAQVWAVNPAADPSDAERSRPLSVDAGWLEGRTVVALRVAPDGQRVAIASTAESGQDPRVDVAGVVRASNGMPERLAEPVEVGPALTLVRDLVWVDQTRVAVLGRINSTSPVRVWIAEVGGRMVAAEVSDVPEAQAITTINGERGLVVTTDRGQVLLRAGSSWLDVAKGTDFAVPAT; the protein is encoded by the coding sequence GTGAAGCCGCGTCGCCTGATGTCCGTCGTGTGCGCGAGCCTGCTGGTGAGTGGTTGCGGTGGCATCTCCAACGACTCCGCGGTGCGGCCTGGGTTGGAGGTCGGTGCGGCAGCAGCAGACCCGGTGAAGGTCCTGTTTCCCGGTCCGGCAGACGGGTCGGCGCCCGAGCAGATCGTCCAGGGCTTCTTGCGGGCGGGGGCCGCGAGTGACCAGGAGTTCCAGGTCGCCCGTTCGTTCATGGCGCTGTCGTCAGACGCGACCTGGCGGCCGGACTCCTCGATCATGATCTTCACCGACGAGTCAGCGGTCTCGGTCAGGGCGCTGAGGGAGAACACCGTTCGGGCGACGGCGAAGGTGACCGCCAGCATCGACGCCAACGGCCGCTACCGCGATCTGCCGGCAGGCACGACCGTGGAGGCCGACTTCACCCTTCAGCGAGCGGCGGGGGAGTGGCGCATCAGCACGGTTCCGGAGGTTTTTGGGCTGTGGCTGAGTGCATCGGACGTCGACCGACTCTACAAACCCTTCCGCATCCACTACATCTCGTCGTTCGAGCGGCGGATGGTTCCCGACGTCCGTTGGTTCTCTGTCGGCAAGGGGTTGGCGACGCGCCTTGCCCGGGCGCAGCTGAGCCCTCCGCCGGCCTACCTGCTGGGGGCAGCCAGGAGCGACGTCCCGGTGGGGACTCGTCTGACTGTCGACGCGGTGCCCGTGGAAGGCGGCGTGGCCACGGTCGACCTCACCGCGACCAAGCCGGGAGGGGATCCCGTGCGGCGGCAGAACCTGTGGGCGCAGTTCGTGGCAACCCTCACCCAGATCCCGGAGGTCAACCGGGTGGCGCTCAGGGTCGAGGGCTCCACTCTCGACCTGCCCGGAGTGGAGCAGGCGCCCGCGAGCCTTGGAGACCTGGGATTCCCCTCGGCCCCGGCATCGGCCGCCGCCAGTCCAGTCCTCCGGACGGGCGGACAGCTGTTCACCGTCGACCCGGCGCGGCTGGGTGACGAGCGTGACTCCGAGCCGTCCCTGCGCCCAACCGGCACGCCGAGCATCCCCACCGGTTGGGTCTGGCTGGCGGTTTCGCGATCCGGCGATGAGATCGCCGCCGTGGGCGGCAACCGCGCCGAGCTTGCCCGTTGGCGCGGTGGCAGGCAGATTGGCGTGCCGTCATTCGGCACGCGCTTGACGAGGCCTGCCTTCGACGGGCAGAACATCCTGTGGGTGGCAGGCAAGGCAGGTGGCCGCGCGCAGGTATGGGCGGTGAACCCTGCCGCGGATCCCTCGGACGCAGAACGGAGCCGACCGTTGAGCGTCGACGCGGGCTGGCTGGAGGGGCGTACCGTCGTCGCCTTGAGGGTCGCACCCGACGGGCAGCGCGTAGCCATCGCCTCCACCGCCGAGTCAGGGCAGGACCCGCGCGTCGACGTGGCGGGCGTCGTGCGCGCGTCCAACGGCATGCCCGAGCGCCTGGCAGAACCGGTCGAGGTCGGCCCTGCCCTCACCCTTGTCCGAGATCTCGTGTGGGTCGACCAGACCCGCGTGGCCGTCCTGGGCCGCATCAACAGCACCTCCCCGGTGCGGGTGTGGATCGCCGAGGTCGGCGGTCGGATGGTCGCCGCGGAGGTCTCGGATGTGCCTGAGGCGCAGGCGATCACCACCATCAATGGCGAGCGCGGGCTGGTCGTGACAACAGATCGGGGCCAGGTCCTGCTCCGAGCAGGCAGCAGTTGGCTCGACGTCGCCAAGGGCACGGATTTCGCCGTACCTGCCACGTGA
- a CDS encoding Flp family type IVb pilin, which produces MLKHLVKFQVSAFHARSERGATAVEYGLLVALIAAVIVTVVALLGGKINGAFTTVNNAV; this is translated from the coding sequence ATGCTCAAGCACCTTGTCAAGTTCCAGGTCAGCGCCTTCCACGCCCGCAGCGAGCGCGGTGCGACCGCCGTCGAGTACGGCCTTCTTGTCGCCCTGATCGCGGCGGTCATCGTCACCGTTGTGGCGCTCCTTGGCGGCAAGATCAACGGCGCGTTCACCACTGTCAACAACGCGGTCTGA
- a CDS encoding Flp family type IVb pilin — protein sequence MSPWRRGAERGATAVEYGLLLAFIAAVIVAAVTITGTKVLAMFQSAIW from the coding sequence ATGAGTCCGTGGAGGCGCGGAGCTGAGCGCGGTGCAACAGCAGTCGAGTACGGCCTCCTGCTGGCATTCATCGCAGCGGTTATCGTCGCGGCCGTCACGATTACGGGCACCAAAGTTCTGGCGATGTTTCAGTCCGCCATCTGGTAG
- a CDS encoding TadE family protein, with protein MAIPRDRGAAAVEMAIILPVLILLVFGIIDFSRILSGMLEVSQGAREGVRLASLAPNYTTAQVTQRAKDAAPNPGFGGTAVVALDKTCPNGDDYAQVTVSFNFSGILFHPGAGKTFSQSARMRCGG; from the coding sequence ATGGCCATACCGCGCGATCGCGGCGCAGCGGCAGTTGAGATGGCGATCATCTTGCCGGTCCTCATTCTGCTCGTCTTCGGCATCATCGACTTTTCCCGCATTCTGAGCGGCATGCTGGAGGTGAGTCAGGGAGCTCGTGAGGGCGTACGGCTCGCCTCCTTGGCACCCAACTACACCACGGCTCAAGTGACTCAAAGGGCCAAGGATGCGGCTCCCAATCCAGGATTCGGCGGGACGGCTGTCGTAGCATTGGACAAAACCTGCCCTAATGGTGACGACTACGCGCAGGTCACGGTTTCATTCAACTTCTCCGGCATTCTCTTTCACCCAGGAGCCGGTAAGACTTTCAGTCAGTCAGCCAGGATGAGGTGCGGGGGATGA
- the mtrA gene encoding MtrAB system response regulator MtrA, translating to MKGRVLIVDDDLALAEMLGIVLRNEGLEVFHVADGSAAVGAFRESKPDLVLLDVMLPGLDGMEVCRRIRAESGVPIVMLTARTDTVDVVVGLESGADDYVVKPFKPQELIARIRARLRRGDEPEPERLEIGDLVIDVAGHSVKRDGRALSLTPLEFDLLVALARKPWQVFTREVLLEQVWGYRHAGDTRLVNVHVQRLRSKIEHDPEKPEIVVTVRGVGYKAGPS from the coding sequence GTGAAGGGCCGCGTTCTGATCGTCGACGACGACCTCGCGCTTGCCGAGATGCTCGGCATCGTCCTGCGCAACGAGGGTCTCGAGGTGTTCCACGTCGCCGACGGCTCCGCCGCGGTGGGCGCCTTCCGTGAGAGCAAGCCCGACCTCGTGCTCCTCGACGTCATGCTGCCCGGGCTGGACGGCATGGAGGTCTGCCGCCGGATCCGGGCCGAGTCCGGAGTTCCGATCGTGATGCTCACAGCTCGCACCGACACCGTCGATGTCGTGGTCGGCCTGGAGTCGGGCGCGGACGACTACGTCGTCAAGCCGTTCAAACCGCAGGAGCTCATCGCCCGGATCCGTGCCCGGTTGCGTCGCGGCGACGAGCCGGAGCCAGAGCGCCTCGAGATCGGCGACCTCGTCATTGACGTCGCCGGGCACTCCGTGAAGCGCGATGGTCGGGCGCTCTCCCTGACTCCTTTGGAGTTCGACCTACTGGTGGCGCTTGCCCGCAAGCCTTGGCAGGTCTTCACGCGCGAGGTCCTGCTGGAGCAGGTGTGGGGCTACCGCCACGCCGGTGACACCCGTCTGGTCAACGTCCACGTGCAGCGGCTCCGGTCCAAGATCGAGCACGACCCCGAGAAGCCGGAAATCGTCGTGACCGTGCGTGGCGTGGGCTACAAGGCAGGGCCGAGCTAG
- a CDS encoding Flp family type IVb pilin, whose product MLRQLVKFQVSAFHARSERGATAVEYGLLVALIAAVIVTVVALLGGKINDAFTTVNNAV is encoded by the coding sequence ATGCTCCGTCAGCTCGTCAAGTTCCAGGTCAGCGCCTTCCACGCCCGCAGCGAGCGCGGTGCGACCGCCGTCGAGTACGGCCTTCTTGTCGCCCTCATCGCGGCGGTCATCGTCACCGTTGTGGCGCTCCTTGGCGGCAAGATCAACGACGCTTTCACCACTGTCAACAACGCAGTCTGA